The genomic region CATTGGTTGTGCAGTAGTTACGTTTTCTACTTTAAATTACGGGTTCCACTTTacaaatttacatatatatgcatatttGTTAATTCATGTAACTGTACTatgtatgatatatattattatataaatatatttgtacGCTTTAaggttaaatatatatttcattgatTATAATTGTGCTTACCTATTAGTTAAATTCTTACTGGTTAATTAATCGAGACTTAAAGGTACCTATCATTATTTTATccctaaatattttgatttggttAGTGCGTATATACTACCTAGAATTTGTATTACTAATATATTTcggtttaatttatatttttgttgtgtcaAGTAAATGTTACTATTGAATAATATGTGTAGGATGCATGAGAtgcgataaattattttattatgaaaatatgattGAGATGATGTGTAAGTGATAATCATTTGATACGTAATGGATTGTGAATTACATGACTCTTGAGATGTTGTATGTTTTGAGTTGTGAGCCATGAATTATgtaatcacacaactgtaagaccctttaagggcgacgagttaatgcgcgatgagttgtgatgggatccactgtgggaacccgatgaGTTAATCACTTGAGGCGCActgagttaaaatatttttttaaaaaaaatatatacaatcgagattttgaaaacaattgagtagttgtgtgcattgcataattcataggtagagtctgtatgttcaaatgttttttttgggttggacctgaatcaggagggagaggccctgacggactcttcggagtgcaggccttgggggtcatccggtttgagtgctcctgtAAGCCTGTggcgatcccacatggttggagcattctcgcaaaacagcgtgaacctgactggtctccctatgatttcacttagtgagagtgacctgacttacccattgtgaggcatgtctggtcatgtactcctaggcacccgacgaggtttttcactgaaaaatggtaccgcattgcatgtaggcttgagtctagagtaattgttgcataacgcatgtgtttgactttcattgggttaacaattgtggtttgatgttattttctggAGTGGATGAACTAGAATGGATATGCATAATGTATGTGATTTTGTGAAGTAgtgttaattatataaattcagcCGTAAGTATTACATGTTCTACATggtctaatattttattatatatgaatgtgataactcattcccggtgtgtgtttgtgtttgggctgattgcCATTTGTTTAGGTGCGCCATCACATGATGAATTCCATGTTAGAGCCAGAGAGACTTAGTCTGTGATAGAGACATGCTCTGATaagtgtgacattggggcataggaTTTTCTTCGCATGATATATTTTCCGTAAACGATATAGTTGTGTTAAgtttctgttttagtttttttttatttattcattcagtatggacgaccttgttttgagacGGGATaactttgttgtttttattcGAACAATTGCTACTATGTTTTCATTAAGTGAATGCGAATCCTTTATCttttgaaaatcaatttaaagtcaatatgtttaaaaaaaattccgtaTAATTTTATTTCCCTTTATTCGTTATTTGTGAGGGTAGAAGGTgttacatttagtggtatcagagcaagtcGAACCTTTCGGCAATGTGTGTTATGAGTTTTCTGTGTTTCCTTGTGTACTCTGATGcgttgtgtttttttgttttattagaaGTATACTCTATTGtgttggtatatatatatatatatatatatatatatatatatatatatatatatatatatattgtttctttttctcttttcaaagtTTTGTTGCTTGCGTGACATAGGAAGTAATGCCTGGGAGAAATGAGCGAGAATGACTCCTTACCGAGGCCTTGAACAACTTGGCGCAAGTTATGGCCAATCAGGGAGGCGGTGGAGGAGTAACTATGTACCATGGTTTAGATCACTTTCAGAGGAACAACCCACCTACCTTCAAAGGGGtttattgtagaagcaaagcttcatgatgaatcaaaggtgattcaaaggtgttttgatgataacaaaagatgatgacaaagatgatgacaaaaagctcaaagatcaatcaaagaacaactcaagtgaatcaagagcaatccaagagttcaagataagaatcaagaagaattcaagactcatgaagaaagtctagagacaagaatcaagattcaaggttcaagatctcaagaatcaagatcaagattcaagactcaagattcaagaatgaagagaagactcaatcaagataagtattaaaaagttttttaaaactttgaatagcacatgagtttttgacaaaaccctttaccaaagagtttttactctctggtaatcgattaccagtagcaaaattgttttgaaaaagttttcaaattgaatttacaacgttccaattattttcaaaaatctgtaatcgattacaatgttttggtaatcgattaccagtgcctttgaacgttgaaattcaaattcaaatgtgaagagtcacatcctttcacacaaaagctttgtgtaatcgattacacttatttggtaatcgattaccagtgactatttctgcataaatcaaaagatgtaactcttcaaaaggtttttgactttttcaaattggttttaagattttctaaaagatataactcttctaaatggttgtcttgaccagacatgaagagtctataaaagcaaggctttgttttgcatttcaagcatcttgaacacttattcatacaatcctttacaagccttgaatctctttgaacttcttcttcttctttgtaccaaaagctttctaaagttttctggttttctaaaccttgaaaacttgtgctattcatctttttcattcccttctccctttgccaaaaagaattcgccaaggactaatcgcctgaattctttttgtgtctctcttctcccttttccaaaagaacaaaggactaaccgcctgaattcttttgtgtctcccttctcccttgtcaaagaattcaaaacgacacagtctgataattcttttgattcttcccattccctaatacaaaagtgttcaaaggactaaccgcctgagaactcttttgtatccccattcacaaagtatcaaaggtttaacagcctgagatctttgtcttaacacattggagggtacatcctttgtggtacaagtagagggtacatctacttgggtttgactgagaacaagagagggtacatctcttgtggatcagttctagtggagggtacatccactaggttcaaagagaacaagggagggtacatcccttgtggatctttgcttgtaaaaggatttttacaaggttgaaagaaatctcaaggaccgcaggtcgcttggggactggatgtaggctcgggttgttgccgaaccagtataaaaactcttgtgtgtttgtttccttcttccctactcttttactttccgctgtgcatttaatttccacttttactttctgttaagttttctcttctactcctcattctctgaacaatttagtaaaagccttaagaagagtaattttttacttagtaaaggtttatgaataattaatccAACCccgcttcttaattattctgaggccactcgatccaacagttaTGATCCTGAGGGTGCTGAGGCTTGGCTGAGGGAGATTGAGAAGATCTTCCGGGTGATGGAATGTCAGGACCATCAGAAGGTGTTGTTTGCTACTCACATGCTAGCAGATGAGGCAGAGTATTGGTGGGAGAACACTTGCCCACGTTTGGAGGGAGCAGATGGTGTTGTTGTCCTATGGGGGAGCTTTAGATAGACTTTTCTGGAGAAGTATTTTCCTGAAGATGTGAAGAATAGAAAGGAGATGGAGTTCCATGAGCTTAAACAAGGGAGTATGACGGTGGCAGAGTACGTAGTGAAGTTTGAGAACCGTGTAAGGTATTTTCCTCATTATCAGGGGGAAGCTGAGGAAGGGTCCAAATGCGTGAAATTTGTCAATGGCCTTCGACCAGAAGTAAAAATGATGGTAAATTATCATGGTATTCACAACTTTGCATAGTTGACCAACATGTGTAGAATCTTTGATGAAGATCAGTGGGAGAAGGCTGCTTTTTATAGGAATGCCAATGCTAGTCATGGGAAAGAGAAGAAGCCGGTGACTCACAGTCGTGCTAAGCCATATTCTGCCCCTCCTGGGAAATATGGTAACCATTCTGGGGGACAAAGGACCAGTGGAGGACATCACCTAGCTGGTGGGAGTTCTCAGTCAGTTAACAGAGTGTCTCAGCCTACTGgtagaggtggtggtggtgctccTGTTATACCTGCTACGCCAACCCAGCGTGCTAAGTGTGGTAGGATGGGTCATTTTGCTCGTGACTGCCCAGATAGTGATGTGACTTGTTTCAACTGCCGGGGTAAGGGCCACCTCAGTACCAGTTGCCCACATCCGAGgagggagaagatgagtggaagtCTGAATAACCAGAACGGACGACCAAAGACCATAGGGAGAGTGTTTGCTCTTAGTGGTGTTGATGCCGCACAATCTGATGATCTCATTCAAGGTATGTGTTTCATAAGTCAAGTTCCCTTGGTTGTATTGTATGATTCAGGTGCGACCCATTCATTTATTTCTCGTGTCTGTGTTGAAAAACTTGTCTTGCCTGTGTCTTCCTTGAAATTTGACTTGATTGTGAATACACCTGCTAGTGGGTCTGTTTTAACTTCTGATGTGTGTTTGCAATGTCCTATCTTAATTTCTGATAGACAATTTCTTATTGACTTAGTTGTTTTACCTTTGAGtcagattgatgttattcttggtatggactggttatcttccaaTCTTGTCTTATTAAATTACTTTGAGAAATCTGTTGTCTTTCCTGAGTCTGGTGTGAGTGAAGGTGATATGTTTTTGTCTGCTAACCAAGTTGAGGCATCTTTAAGGGAGGATGCACAGGTATACATGATCTTAGCTAGTATGAGAGTTGAGACCAAAACCCCTGTGAGTGATATACCATTGGTGAGAGAGTTTACAGAGGTATTTAAGGAGGTATCAGGattaccacctgagagagaggTCGAGTTCTCGATAGACCTAGTGCCCGGTActggacccatatccatagcACCTTATAGGATGTCCCCTGTAGAGTTGAGtgagcttaagaaacagttagaggaACTCTTAGAGAAACAGTTTGTGAGGCCTAGTGTGTCACCCTGGGGAGCACCGGTGTTGTTAGTTAAGAAGAAGGATGGGACTATGAGGCTATGTGTAGATTACCGTCAGTTGAATAAAGTAACGATTAAGAATAGGTACCCTTTGCCTAGGATAGATGACCTGATGGACCAATTAGTAGGGGCTTGTGTGTTCAGTAAGATAGATCTTAGGTCAGGTTACCACTAGATTAGAGTGAAGCCTGAAGATGTTCCGAAGACTGCCTTTAGGACCCGTTACGGTCATTATGAGTACTTGCTTATGCCTTTTGGTGTGACCAACGCCCCTGGTGTGTTCATGGATTATATGAATAGGATCTTTCACCCCTACCTGGATAGTTTTGTAATGGTCTTCATAGATGATATCTTGGTGTATTCTAAGACTAGAGAGGAACATGCGGAGCATTTGAGAGTTGTGTTGCAAACCCTTAAAGACAATAGACTAtatgctaagttgtccaagtATGATTTTTGGCTAGAGGAGGTGAGCTTCTTAGGGCATGTTATATCTAAGGGAGGGATAGCAGTAGATCCTTCCAAGGTAGAGGCGGTGATGAGTTGGGAGAGTCCTAAGTCAGTGTTTGAGATTAAGAGCTTTCTTGGCTTAGCAGGATACTATCATAGATTCATAGAGGGTTTTTCTAAGCTAGCCTTACCTTTGACTAAGCTTACTCGTAAGGGTCAAGTTTTTGTGTGGGATGCCTAGTGTGAGAGTAGTTTCCGTACCCTTAAGGAAAGGTTAACCACTGCACCAGTTTTAGTGTTACCTGACCCGAGTGAACCTTTTGTGGTGTACTGTGATGCGTCCAAGATGGGTTTGGGTGGAGTGCTTATGCAATGGGGACAGgtagtggcctatgcttctCGACATCTTAAGATACATGAAAGGAATTATCCCACACACGATCTTGAGTTAGCAGCCGTAGTTTTTGCTCTTAAGCTTTGGAGGCATTACCTTTATGGATCTAAATTTGAGGTGTTTAGTGACCATAAGAGCCTTAGatatttgtttgataaaaaagaGCTTAACATGAGGCAgaggagatggttagagttccttaaggattacgattttgagcttagctatcACCCAGGTAAAGCCAATGTAGTAGTTAATGCCTTAAGTAGAAAATCCCTTCAAATGTCGGCTTTGATGGTTAGACAGTTGGATCTCTTAGAGCAGTTTAGAGACATGAGTTTGGCATGTGAGATCACCTCTAGTAGCATTAAGTTGGGTATGTTGAGAGTCACCAGCAAACTCTTGAGCGAGATCCGTGAGGGTCAGAAGTCTGACCCATTCTTGTCAGCTCAGTTAGAGTCCATAGTCGCAGGAAGAGAGAATAGTTTTAGAGTGGGAACTGATGGAGTCTTGAGGTTTCAGGATAGGGTGTGTGTTCCTAGTGTACCCAAGCTTAGGAGAACGATCTTGGAAGAGGGCCATAGAAGTAGTCTGAGTATCCACTCGGGagtgactaagatgtaccaggaCCTTGGGCAGATGTTTTGGTGGCCGAGTATGAAGAAAGAAGTTAATGAGTTTGTCCTTGCATGCCTAGTGTGCCAGAAAGCTAAGATAGAACACCAGAACCCTTCAGGGAAGTTGCAACCTTTAGAGATACCTGAGTGGAAGTGGGATAGCATCTCCATGGATTTCGTGGTGGGGTTACCTAGAACCACTAAAGGTTTAGATTCCATTTGGGTTATTGTAGAAAGGTTGACCAAATCTGCTCACTTCATCCCAATAAACATCAGATATTCTTTAGAGAGGTTGACTAGCTTGTACGTCAGTGAGATAGTTAGATTACACGGTGTTCCCTCTAGCATAGTCTTTGATAGAGATCCCAgatttacctctagattttgggagagtCTTCATAAAGCCTTAAGGACCAAGCTTAGGTTGAGTTCTGCTTACCACCCACAAACTGACGGTCAAACCGAGCGCACCATCCAATCCTTAGAGGACCTCTTGAGAGCCTGTGTGTTAGAACAGAGGGGTAGTTGGGATAGTTTCTTACCCTTGATAGAGTTTACATACAACAATAGTTTTCACTCTAGTATAGGTATGGTGCCTTACGAGGCATTGTATGGTAGAAGATGTAGGACACCTCTATGTTGGGTAGATTCCAATGAGAGCATTGCATTAGGACCTGAGGTAGTTCAGCAGACCACCGAAAAGGTCAAGTTGATCCAAGGATGAAAGCAGCCCAAagtaggcagaagagctactaTGATAAGAGAAGAAAGGATCTTGAATTTGCTATAGGTGATCATGTATTTTTGAGAGTTACTTCGTGGACTGGGGTTGGTAGGGCGTTGAAGTCCCGTAAGCTCACACCTAGATTCATTGGTCCCTTTGAAATCCTAAAGCGTGTCGGCCCAGTTGCATATCAGGTGGCTTTGCCACCATCTCTCTCAAATCTCCATAGTGTCTTCCATATCTCTCAACTCATAAAATATGTCCATGATCCGTCGCACGTGATCGAATTGGACAATGTCCAAGTGAAAGAgaacttgacatatgaaacacAACCATTGAGGATCGACGATCATATGGTTAGGCAGCTAAGGGGGAAAGAGATTCCCTTGGTCAAAGTAGTATGGGGAAGTGCTTCGAGTGAGGATGCCACCTGGGAACTAGAGGGTCAGATGCGTGATGCATATCCTACCTTATTCGATACCGGTAAGTTTCGGGGACGAAACTTTTTATTTAGGGGGTGGAATTCTAACAGccgtaacttttaataaataaataagaaattaataaattaataaataagtaaaaaaatataattatgtcaTAAATTTCCACTATATAAATCAAATGTTAACCTAGAGCAGCTTTTACAAAACACTTTtgtccctttctcttcttctgaCGCACAAGCACCCTAACAGAGCAATcggaggaggagctctagagagcaccagagaCGCCACAATTGCTAACGGAGAACGATTGAGGGACTAcgtcgaggtaagggatgagttattcacgcttggggattagaatgaacatgtatagggatccctagaggatcaatttttgggtATTTTGGGTTGTTTCTTACCTTATTTTCCCAAATTTATGCTTGTCATGTAACTGAATTTCACTTTTtacaaatttgatttatttacatatattgCAAGTTTTGATTTcatatgaattattttcttgtttcaatgttttgatttcaatttaaattacataataatgATCATATATGTAGGCACATTATATGAATTGCTTACCCACGTTTACCGGATACGTATATGACTGATTTTGAATTATATCTAATTATACAatgaaatcagattttttttagatacatATGATTGTTTGTTATTTGGCGCTTGTACCATACGTATTGGGTttgttgaaatatatatatatatatatatatatatatatatatatatatatatatatatatatatatatatatatatatattaagcttTTTGAGTGAAAGTGCCTATATGTGATTCCTCCTGGTACAATTTTGTTGTTTGAGatttctataataataataataacaaataaagtaaggttatagaaatcattttcttttcataaataaattaaatattattataaaatttttattttatttcttttcagttATATATGCTATATAAGTTAGTAGTTAcaattattctttttgtttataaatggcTGTACAGAAATAAATAGCTGTATAATATTTATGCATTCCATTTTAGATATGTTGTAAATATTTCCTCTATCATTGGTTGTGCAGTAGTTATGTTTTCTGCTTTGAATTACGGGTTCCACTTTacaaatttacatatatatgcatatttATTAATTCATGTAACTGTACTatgtatgatatatattattacatataaatatatttgtacGCTTTAaggttaaatatatatttcattgatTATAATTGTGCTTACCTATTAGTTAAATTCTTACCGGTTAATTAATCGAGACTTAGAGGTACATATCATTATTTTATccctaaatattttgatttggttAGTGCATATATACTACTTGGAATTTGtattactaatatatttcagtttaatttatatttttgttgtgtcaAGTAAATGTTACTATTGAATAATATGTGTAGGATGCATGAGAtgcgataaattattttattatgaaaatgtgATTGAGATTATCTGTAAGTGATAATCATTTGATACGTAATGGATTGTGAATTACATGACTCTT from Glycine soja cultivar W05 chromosome 16, ASM419377v2, whole genome shotgun sequence harbors:
- the LOC114389881 gene encoding uncharacterized protein LOC114389881, translated to MKAAQSRQKSYYDKRRKDLEFAIGDHVFLRVTSWTGVGRALKSRKLTPRFIGPFEILKRVGPVAYQVALPPSLSNLHSVFHISQLIKYVHDPSHVIELDNVQVKENLTYETQPLRIDDHMVRQLRGKEIPLVKVVWGSASSEDATWELEGQMRDAYPTLFDTGTLYELLTHVYRIRI